The Streptomyces sp. HUAS MG91 sequence TCATCGGCGCCATGTCCGTCGACCTCGACGGGGTGCGACAGCGCGACCCCGCGGCGTACGAGCGGTTGCTCGCGCTCACCGTGCCCGACGACTACCCGGCGCTGTGGCGCCCGACCCTCGTCGCCGACTCCTTCCGGGGCGGAGGAACCACGGAGTTCACCGAGGACCGCACCATCCTCACCCGCGTCCCGCCCACCCGGGTCGACATGTGCAACATCGCCCTGTCCCGCGCCGTGTACACGCGCGTCCCACTGCCGCCGGCCCGGGACACCGTCGGCAGCGACTACTTCCTGCTGCACGTCGTGCATGCCGCCGCGCTGCCCGGCGTGCTGCACAACCGGCACATCGTCAACCACCACACCCCGGACCGGCGCACCGACGAGGCGTTCCTCGCCTACCAGGTCAGGCTCGCCAAGTACGTCCTCGCCGTGCCCCGCCTCCACGGGATCCACACCGCCCTCGGCGCCGCCGGGCCGGAACTCCTCGACGACGACGGGCGGATACGGACCGCCGCCGTCGCCGACCCGGTACGCCTGAGCGCCGCCGACCCGCGCCCCGGCGACGCCCACCGGCTGGACGCCCTCGACGCCGTCCTGCGCGACCTCGGGGGACGCTGGGCCGCGGCCGCCGACCTGCTGAACGCCCGTAGAGACGAACTCCTCGCCGAGGCGCGGACCGACATGGCCGACTTCGCGTTCCTGCTCGGCGCGTGGCCCGCGCTGACCGCCTCCGCCCGCGCCCGACAGGCGGTGAGCACACGATGACGGACACCACACACGAGACGCCCGTACACGAGACGTCCGCACATGCGGAACCCGCGCACCCGACCGCCTACCGGCAGACCTCGCACAGCGTCCGCTACTCCGCGGGAGTCGCCCGGCGCGGACCGCTCGCCGTCGGGCAGACCAACATGATCCGCTGCATCCTGCGCGACGACCCCGTACAGATCAACATCCATGACGTGTGGCCCGCACCGCTCGACACGTCCGTCGAGGCCGCCGTCGACGCCCTGTGCGTCCTCGTGGAACGGCACGAGGCGCTGCG is a genomic window containing:
- a CDS encoding DUF6271 family protein, whose amino-acid sequence is MRRICLTLPTDRACAPAITGLAREAAHGARTFGVEVHVLVLDSAPADARAEHRVVIENLTPAPGVVVHHLDERAQRALLRDIVATAAPADADRLLHLLLPAGVSYGACTNRAFLIAESLGCDSVHRRDSDSSYQEHAGATVFPLHQELAFLDATASDAGARVSARRLRPDSRDRQVALVGGSFIGAMSVDLDGVRQRDPAAYERLLALTVPDDYPALWRPTLVADSFRGGGTTEFTEDRTILTRVPPTRVDMCNIALSRAVYTRVPLPPARDTVGSDYFLLHVVHAAALPGVLHNRHIVNHHTPDRRTDEAFLAYQVRLAKYVLAVPRLHGIHTALGAAGPELLDDDGRIRTAAVADPVRLSAADPRPGDAHRLDALDAVLRDLGGRWAAAADLLNARRDELLAEARTDMADFAFLLGAWPALTASARARQAVSTR